Proteins encoded by one window of Synechococcus sp. MVIR-18-1:
- the dnaK gene encoding molecular chaperone DnaK — protein sequence MGRIVGIDLGTTNSVVAVLEAGRPVVIANAEGTRTTPSVVGYTKEDELLVGQPARRQLVLNPRNTFSNLKRFVGRAWDELDDNTLTVPYTVRANNQGNVRVACPQTEREYAPEELVSSILRKLVDDASTYLGETVDAAVLTVPAYFNDAQRQATRDAGRLAGLSIERILNEPTAAALAYGFDRSAVRRVLVFDLGGGTFDVSLLRIANGVFDVKSTNGDTQLGGNDFDQLIVDWLADAFLQQHQIDLRRDRQALQRLTEAAEKAKQELSGVSTTPISLPFIATGQEGPLHIETTLDRKTFESLCPDLLDRLLTPVQAALRDSGWLAEDIDDVVLVGGSTRMPMVMQLVRTLIPHDPCQSVNPDEVVAVGAAVQAGIITGELRDLLLNDVTPLSLGLETVGGLMKVLIPRNTPIPVRQSDVFSTSGANQSSVEIHVWQGERQMAQDNKSLGRFRLSGIPPAPRGVPQIQVAFDIDANGILQVSATDRTTGRKQSVTIQGGSNLNEDELQALLAEAEARSDEDRRRRAAIERRNSALTLVAQAERRLRDAALELGPYGAERQQRAVEMAMRDVQDLLEQDDPQQLEMGVSGLQEALFGLNRRLSAERSSDVGPLQGIRSTLGTLKDELFADDDWEDDPWSTGNSRSDERMRSGRRGIDPWDDDFYR from the coding sequence ATGGGCCGGATCGTCGGAATCGACCTGGGAACCACGAACTCCGTCGTCGCCGTGCTCGAGGCGGGTCGACCGGTGGTGATTGCCAACGCGGAAGGAACGAGGACAACTCCATCGGTCGTTGGTTACACCAAAGAAGATGAGCTTCTGGTCGGACAGCCCGCTAGGCGCCAACTTGTCCTCAACCCTCGCAACACGTTTTCCAATCTCAAGCGTTTTGTCGGGCGCGCCTGGGATGAACTCGACGACAACACACTCACCGTTCCTTACACGGTGCGTGCAAACAACCAAGGCAACGTTCGTGTTGCTTGTCCGCAAACCGAAAGGGAATATGCCCCTGAAGAGCTTGTCTCGAGCATCCTGCGCAAGCTGGTCGATGACGCCAGTACTTACTTAGGAGAAACGGTCGATGCAGCCGTTCTCACGGTTCCGGCTTACTTCAATGATGCCCAACGTCAGGCCACTCGAGACGCGGGACGTCTTGCGGGCTTGTCGATTGAGCGGATTCTCAATGAGCCCACGGCTGCTGCCCTCGCCTATGGCTTTGATCGCAGTGCTGTTCGTCGGGTCCTTGTGTTCGATCTGGGTGGAGGGACCTTTGATGTCTCGCTCCTTCGGATCGCAAATGGTGTCTTCGATGTGAAGTCCACCAACGGTGATACCCAACTAGGTGGCAATGACTTCGATCAACTCATCGTTGATTGGCTTGCTGATGCCTTTCTCCAGCAACATCAAATTGATCTGCGCAGGGATCGTCAAGCGCTTCAACGTCTCACCGAAGCGGCTGAAAAAGCCAAACAAGAACTCTCAGGCGTTTCCACCACTCCGATCTCCCTTCCTTTTATTGCAACCGGTCAGGAAGGCCCTCTTCACATCGAAACCACCCTCGATCGCAAAACATTTGAAAGCCTTTGTCCTGATTTGCTTGATCGACTGCTCACTCCCGTTCAGGCTGCATTGCGAGACTCAGGCTGGCTTGCAGAAGACATTGATGACGTTGTGCTCGTAGGTGGCAGCACAAGAATGCCGATGGTGATGCAGCTCGTGAGGACGTTGATTCCTCATGACCCCTGTCAATCCGTTAATCCAGATGAAGTTGTCGCTGTGGGTGCAGCCGTTCAGGCAGGAATCATCACTGGTGAGCTAAGGGATCTGCTGCTGAATGACGTCACACCCCTGTCCCTTGGCTTGGAAACTGTGGGTGGCCTGATGAAAGTGTTAATTCCTCGGAATACCCCGATTCCAGTGCGTCAATCCGACGTGTTCAGCACTTCTGGTGCCAATCAATCGTCTGTAGAAATTCACGTTTGGCAAGGTGAGCGTCAAATGGCTCAAGACAACAAGTCATTAGGCCGTTTCCGTTTATCAGGTATTCCGCCTGCCCCACGTGGTGTGCCTCAGATTCAGGTGGCTTTTGATATCGACGCCAACGGGATTCTTCAAGTCAGTGCGACAGATCGAACCACGGGCCGAAAGCAATCCGTCACGATTCAGGGAGGGTCGAATCTCAATGAAGACGAATTGCAGGCACTCCTCGCCGAAGCGGAAGCGCGCTCTGATGAAGACCGCCGCCGCCGTGCTGCGATTGAGCGGCGCAATTCAGCTCTCACCTTGGTAGCGCAAGCGGAGCGACGTTTGCGTGATGCTGCCCTTGAGCTCGGTCCCTACGGCGCCGAACGGCAGCAAAGAGCTGTTGAAATGGCCATGCGTGATGTCCAGGATCTGCTGGAGCAGGATGATCCTCAGCAATTGGAGATGGGCGTGAGCGGCCTTCAAGAAGCTCTCTTCGGTTTGAACCGCCGCCTTTCAGCAGAACGAAGCAGCGATGTAGGTCCTCTTCAGGGCATTCGCAGCACGCTGGGAACGCTCAAAGACGAACTCTTCGCAGACGATGATTGGGAGGATGACCCCTGGTCCACGGGTAACAGCCGTTCTGACGAACGCATGAGAAGTGGACGTCGCGGAATCGACCCTTGGGATGATGACTTCTATCGCTGA
- the pstC gene encoding phosphate ABC transporter permease subunit PstC, whose amino-acid sequence MTEFKAQYLLRSRPPAEKFVDGSFQKLVVVMASMVALILISILVVVFWGSLESMGRYGLNFLFTSNWNPVDDEYGAFTAIYGTLVTSLLALVIAVPLGVGTAIFITENIIPLKVRNIIGLMVELLAAIPSVVLGLWAIFILEPLIRPFLMFLYEDLGWIPIFSTEPLGPGMAPAILILVVMILPIITAIARDSLNQVPMRLRQAAYGVGATRWGAILNVILPAAISGIVGGVMLALGRAMGETMAVTMIIGNSNVFSWSLLAPGNTISAMLANQFGEADVSQLSSLMYAAFVLMVLTLLVNVIAQWLVKRLSLKY is encoded by the coding sequence GTGACCGAATTCAAGGCTCAATACCTACTTCGAAGCAGACCACCAGCGGAAAAATTCGTTGATGGCAGTTTCCAGAAATTGGTCGTGGTCATGGCCTCGATGGTTGCGCTGATCCTCATCTCCATCCTTGTGGTGGTGTTTTGGGGATCCTTGGAGTCGATGGGGCGTTATGGACTGAATTTTTTGTTCACGTCCAACTGGAACCCTGTTGATGACGAATACGGTGCCTTCACGGCGATCTATGGAACGCTCGTGACCTCTCTACTGGCACTTGTGATTGCTGTTCCTTTGGGTGTAGGCACTGCAATTTTCATTACAGAAAATATTATTCCACTTAAAGTTAGAAACATTATTGGATTGATGGTGGAGCTGTTGGCGGCCATTCCCTCAGTCGTTTTAGGGTTGTGGGCAATTTTTATTTTAGAGCCTCTTATTCGACCATTTCTTATGTTCTTATATGAGGATTTGGGTTGGATTCCTATTTTTAGTACTGAACCTTTGGGTCCAGGCATGGCTCCAGCTATCTTGATTTTGGTTGTGATGATTTTACCGATCATTACTGCTATTGCCCGTGATTCGTTAAACCAAGTTCCAATGAGACTTCGCCAAGCTGCTTATGGCGTTGGGGCAACACGTTGGGGAGCGATTTTGAATGTCATCTTGCCTGCAGCCATATCGGGAATTGTGGGCGGAGTGATGCTTGCCCTCGGAAGAGCAATGGGAGAAACCATGGCTGTCACGATGATTATTGGGAATTCAAATGTATTTAGCTGGTCATTGTTGGCTCCAGGAAATACCATTTCAGCCATGCTAGCCAATCAGTTTGGAGAGGCAGATGTAAGTCAACTCTCTTCCCTTATGTATGCAGCTTTTGTTTTAATGGTTCTGACCTTATTGGTTAATGTCATTGCGCAGTGGCTTGTGAAACGTCTGAGTCTTAAGTATTAA
- the pstA gene encoding phosphate ABC transporter permease PstA — protein sequence MKYHSLARSADNIPDLNYKTWEKRNLVSRLLSVLAGVFSFLCVLPLIAVLAYILIKGMSTFSLDLFTQLPPPPGGEGGGFGNAIIGSIVVTTIAALIAIPIGVGGGIYLAEYSTGRGFSQFIRFGTNVLAGVPSIIAGVFVYGVIVSTRILFGNTFSAIAGGTALSVLMLPTVVKTTDEGLKLVSNDLRRAALGVGASRFVTVSQITLPKAFTPIATGVVLSIARAAGETAPLIFTALFSPFWPNGIFDPIATLSVLIYNFAAQPYDLQNQLAWSASFILVVFILALNLLARWLGRFASK from the coding sequence ATGAAATATCATTCACTTGCAAGGTCGGCAGATAACATTCCCGACCTCAACTATAAAACTTGGGAGAAGCGCAATCTTGTTAGTCGGCTCTTATCAGTATTAGCAGGGGTGTTTTCATTCCTATGTGTTTTGCCGCTGATTGCGGTCCTTGCATATATCTTAATAAAAGGAATGTCAACCTTTAGCTTAGATCTTTTCACTCAACTTCCACCACCTCCAGGTGGTGAAGGTGGTGGTTTCGGCAATGCAATTATTGGCAGTATTGTTGTCACAACAATTGCGGCGCTAATTGCGATTCCTATTGGTGTTGGAGGGGGGATTTACTTAGCCGAATATTCCACAGGTCGTGGTTTTTCGCAGTTCATTCGTTTCGGAACCAATGTTCTTGCTGGCGTTCCATCCATCATTGCTGGTGTTTTCGTTTATGGAGTGATTGTTTCTACGCGCATTCTTTTTGGCAATACCTTCAGTGCGATTGCAGGAGGAACAGCTCTCTCGGTGTTGATGCTGCCCACCGTTGTTAAGACAACCGATGAAGGCTTGAAGCTTGTTTCCAACGACCTGAGGCGCGCAGCACTCGGAGTGGGTGCATCGCGTTTCGTGACAGTGAGCCAAATCACTCTTCCTAAGGCATTTACCCCAATTGCAACTGGTGTGGTGTTGTCAATCGCTAGAGCGGCTGGTGAAACTGCTCCTTTGATTTTTACGGCACTATTTTCCCCGTTTTGGCCAAACGGGATCTTTGATCCCATTGCAACTTTATCGGTCTTAATTTATAATTTTGCTGCTCAGCCTTATGATCTTCAAAATCAGCTCGCTTGGTCAGCATCCTTTATTCTCGTCGTATTCATATTAGCTCTTAATCTGCTTGCTCGCTGGCTTGGGCGATTTGCTAGCAAATGA
- the pstB gene encoding phosphate ABC transporter ATP-binding protein PstB, whose protein sequence is MTASSSPESVPSNLDICLSIQNATISYGDFEALKNVFCDIPRGQVTAFIGPSGCGKSTILRAINRMNDLIEGCSLKGRILFDGADLYAPDVDPVEVRRRIGMVFQQPNPFPKSIYENIAFGARINGYNGDMDELVERSLRQAAVWDECKDKLKESGNSLSGGQQQRLCIARTIAIEPEVILMDEPCSALDPISTLKIEETIHELKKSFTIVIVTHNMQQAVRVSDMTAFFNAEAVEGGSGKVGYLVEFNDTDKIFNAPLQQATQDYVSGRFG, encoded by the coding sequence ATGACAGCTTCATCATCCCCTGAATCAGTTCCATCTAATTTAGATATTTGCCTATCCATTCAAAATGCAACCATTAGCTATGGAGATTTTGAGGCATTAAAAAATGTCTTTTGTGATATCCCAAGAGGACAAGTCACAGCTTTTATTGGACCTTCAGGTTGCGGTAAGTCCACAATTTTACGAGCCATTAATAGGATGAATGATCTTATTGAGGGATGTTCGCTTAAGGGAAGAATTCTTTTTGATGGTGCTGATTTATATGCTCCTGATGTTGATCCAGTTGAAGTTCGCCGTCGTATAGGAATGGTTTTTCAGCAACCTAATCCTTTTCCGAAGAGCATCTATGAAAATATCGCCTTTGGTGCACGTATTAATGGCTATAACGGCGATATGGATGAATTAGTGGAACGGTCACTGCGTCAGGCGGCTGTATGGGATGAATGCAAAGACAAGCTCAAAGAGAGCGGAAATTCACTTTCAGGTGGTCAACAGCAGCGTCTTTGCATTGCACGCACCATTGCCATTGAGCCTGAAGTGATTTTGATGGATGAACCCTGTTCTGCACTTGATCCCATCTCTACCTTGAAGATCGAAGAAACCATCCATGAGCTGAAGAAGAGTTTTACAATCGTGATTGTGACCCACAATATGCAGCAGGCCGTACGTGTGAGTGATATGACAGCGTTCTTTAATGCGGAAGCTGTTGAAGGCGGGTCAGGAAAAGTTGGTTACCTCGTTGAATTCAATGACACCGACAAAATTTTCAACGCGCCATTACAACAGGCCACCCAGGATTACGTTTCAGGCCGCTTTGGTTAA
- a CDS encoding 2Fe-2S iron-sulfur cluster-binding protein: MRPSHTVTIHWPQAGRTITHQVPEGEYILQSFEQQGDPLPFSCRNGCCTSCAVRVQRGQLDQAEAMGLSKELRQQGYGLLCVARAIGPLEAVTQDEDEVYELQFGRHFGRGQVRPGLPLDEE; the protein is encoded by the coding sequence TTGAGACCAAGTCACACCGTCACAATTCATTGGCCCCAGGCTGGACGAACGATCACCCATCAAGTCCCCGAGGGGGAGTACATCCTCCAGAGCTTTGAGCAGCAGGGCGACCCGCTGCCTTTCTCTTGCCGTAACGGTTGCTGTACGTCCTGCGCAGTGAGAGTTCAAAGGGGACAGCTCGATCAGGCTGAGGCCATGGGACTCTCAAAAGAGCTCAGACAACAGGGTTATGGATTGCTTTGTGTTGCAAGAGCTATCGGTCCTCTCGAAGCGGTGACGCAAGATGAGGATGAGGTTTATGAACTGCAGTTCGGTCGACATTTCGGACGTGGTCAGGTGCGTCCTGGCCTTCCTTTGGATGAGGAGTGA
- a CDS encoding inositol monophosphatase family protein: MTSELDCRQVAFDAALDASSQQQLAEVAKTASNLGAAVLMQHYGRLSSIESKGRVGDLVTNADLAAEKVVLAYLREQTPAIAILAEETGSSGTPGALCWCVDPLDGTTNFAHGYPFFATSVGLIWKGQPLLGSVAVPFLNETYWCSPNQGSFVNDNPIHVSDCSSLQDSLLVTGFAYDRHELIDNNYAEFCWLTHRCRGVRRGGAAAVDLAFVATGRLDGYWERGLAPWDLAAGAALVACAGGSVGDYRNSAFDVVNGRILATSPGLHLPLKQELACVTAFSPKLYGA; the protein is encoded by the coding sequence ATGACTTCAGAACTTGATTGCCGGCAAGTTGCCTTTGATGCTGCCCTCGACGCATCAAGCCAGCAACAGCTTGCTGAGGTAGCCAAAACAGCTTCAAACCTTGGAGCTGCCGTGCTCATGCAGCATTACGGCCGCCTCAGCAGCATCGAAAGTAAGGGTCGCGTAGGCGACTTGGTTACCAACGCCGATCTTGCCGCTGAAAAAGTTGTTCTCGCGTATCTGAGAGAACAGACGCCGGCCATTGCAATTCTTGCCGAAGAAACCGGGTCCAGTGGTACACCAGGCGCTCTTTGCTGGTGCGTGGATCCTCTCGATGGAACGACGAATTTTGCCCACGGATATCCCTTTTTTGCCACATCCGTTGGTTTGATCTGGAAGGGGCAACCACTGCTGGGTTCAGTGGCAGTGCCATTCCTAAATGAGACCTATTGGTGTTCTCCCAACCAAGGGAGCTTTGTCAACGACAACCCGATTCACGTGAGTGACTGCAGCAGCTTGCAGGACAGCCTTCTTGTGACGGGATTTGCTTACGACAGGCATGAGCTTATCGATAACAACTACGCCGAGTTTTGTTGGTTAACCCATCGTTGTCGTGGTGTGCGTCGCGGTGGGGCCGCCGCCGTTGATCTTGCTTTTGTGGCCACAGGGCGACTGGACGGTTACTGGGAGCGTGGTTTGGCGCCTTGGGATCTTGCTGCAGGCGCTGCATTGGTGGCTTGTGCTGGTGGTTCCGTTGGTGACTACAGAAACTCTGCGTTTGATGTGGTGAATGGAAGAATTCTTGCGACGTCACCAGGACTTCACCTCCCACTCAAGCAAGAGCTCGCTTGCGTGACCGCCTTCTCACCCAAGCTTTATGGAGCTTGA
- a CDS encoding ATP phosphoribosyltransferase regulatory subunit, whose protein sequence is MALQPATGARDLNPKQVQQNQHLREQLATVYRHWGYDEVSPPQVERLDTLMAGGAIASHDVVRLVADDPLGLRPEMTASIARAACTRLKDRPRPLRLCACGTIFESRAAEEGGLCIEEKLHSGVELFGVKDLAAELELLTLLLEAMSALSLLEEHQPQLLIGHTALMELVLAPFEQPNRDDIRSCLIQYDRLGLEAMDLEATDLARLVMLLDCRGTPMTILDRLAESFGSQPVLHELKRLFVHLSPLAQQQSLTLQLDPTFHPHHELYDGLVFQLVCQGVSAPVVIARGGRYDGLVERCGESEANAGGVGFSFCLDDIRDLPGSSSENPKRESTVLICWSDHSSLEKALLKQTSWHAQGQVAQCDLKSCSNREEAEQRLKTSGCNTIDWLSD, encoded by the coding sequence ATGGCCCTGCAACCCGCCACGGGCGCTCGAGATCTGAATCCGAAGCAAGTCCAACAAAATCAGCATCTAAGGGAACAGCTGGCGACGGTGTATCGCCACTGGGGATACGACGAGGTTTCGCCACCACAGGTGGAACGGCTCGACACACTCATGGCCGGTGGTGCCATTGCAAGCCATGACGTGGTTCGACTTGTAGCCGATGACCCGCTGGGTCTTCGGCCAGAGATGACAGCCTCGATTGCTAGAGCAGCCTGCACAAGACTGAAGGATCGACCTAGGCCGCTGCGACTTTGTGCTTGCGGAACCATTTTCGAGAGCCGTGCGGCAGAAGAGGGGGGGCTGTGCATCGAAGAAAAACTGCACAGCGGTGTTGAGCTCTTTGGCGTGAAAGATCTGGCAGCAGAACTTGAACTTTTAACCCTCCTCTTAGAGGCAATGAGTGCTCTCTCGCTGCTGGAAGAGCATCAGCCCCAACTCTTGATAGGCCATACCGCGTTGATGGAATTGGTGTTGGCACCATTCGAGCAACCAAATCGGGATGACATCCGCAGCTGCTTAATTCAGTACGACCGGCTTGGACTTGAAGCGATGGATCTTGAAGCAACGGATCTTGCACGACTCGTGATGCTTTTGGACTGTCGTGGTACACCCATGACCATTCTTGATCGATTGGCAGAAAGCTTTGGCTCACAACCTGTTCTGCATGAATTAAAGCGATTATTTGTGCATCTCAGTCCCCTCGCTCAACAACAATCGCTGACACTGCAATTGGATCCAACCTTTCACCCTCACCATGAGTTGTATGACGGCTTGGTCTTTCAGCTCGTTTGTCAGGGGGTTTCAGCTCCGGTGGTCATTGCCCGTGGAGGGCGATATGACGGACTAGTAGAGCGATGCGGAGAGAGCGAGGCAAATGCTGGGGGTGTGGGATTTAGTTTCTGCCTCGATGACATTCGTGATCTACCTGGCTCGAGTTCCGAGAATCCCAAACGAGAATCCACAGTTTTAATTTGCTGGAGCGACCACTCAAGTCTTGAAAAAGCACTCTTGAAACAGACGAGCTGGCATGCACAAGGACAAGTCGCTCAATGTGATCTCAAGTCTTGTTCCAATCGCGAAGAAGCTGAACAGCGTCTCAAGACTTCTGGATGCAACACCATCGACTGGCTCTCTGACTAG
- a CDS encoding ferredoxin family protein, giving the protein MAHTIVTDICEGVADCVDACPVACINPGNGKNKKGTDFYWIDFDTCIDCGICLQVCPVANAILPEERADLQIPG; this is encoded by the coding sequence ATGGCACACACCATTGTCACCGACATCTGCGAGGGCGTGGCTGACTGTGTTGATGCTTGTCCCGTTGCCTGTATCAATCCAGGGAATGGCAAAAACAAAAAAGGAACGGATTTTTATTGGATTGACTTCGATACCTGTATTGACTGTGGTATTTGTCTCCAGGTTTGCCCCGTGGCTAATGCAATCCTTCCTGAAGAGAGGGCAGATTTACAAATACCTGGCTGA
- the htpG gene encoding molecular chaperone HtpG, translating into MAVLDEQGQIQIHTENIFPIIKKAVYSGHEVFLRELVSNGVDAINKRRMAAMAGDCSEGDDGTIKIHVDREAKTLTISDNGIGMTADEVKRYINQVAFSSAEDFLEKYKQEDDAIIGHFGLGFYSSFMVAERVELLTKSAKPDHEAVRWSCDGSPNFNLTGAERTDAGTDVILHLMEEELEYIEPARIRTLINTYCDFMSVPVQLEGETVNKMVAPWRKNARELSDQDYIDLYNYLYPFQGDPLLWVHLNTDYPYNLQGILFFPKQTGRADWEKGEIKLYCNQVFVSDSIKEVVPRYLLPLRGVIDSPDIPLNVSRSALQTDRRVRSIGNFVAKKVSDRLRSLKKDEPQAYAEAWESLAPFVKIGAMEDDKFAEQVEELVMFATNASISTDDTSDPIGGNERNFTTLDGYRGRLPNDEKIILYCTDEISQSAALNLWTSQEREVLFADTVIDSQFLPWLESRHEELKFQRVDAELDASLKEETPELSDGDGETKSESLRKLIKDALSNDKVTIQVQALKSGSNGPAALILLPEQMRRMNDIGALMDQRLPGLPDYHVLLVNQKHPLVEGLLRLQSGGVIVGDSGQSPSEMLARDLAQHLYDTAKLSVGGLDPKELANFQNKNLQLMSQLMERGL; encoded by the coding sequence ATGGCGGTGTTGGACGAGCAGGGTCAAATTCAGATCCACACCGAGAATATCTTCCCGATCATCAAGAAGGCTGTTTACTCCGGCCATGAGGTATTCCTGCGTGAGCTTGTTAGCAATGGCGTTGATGCCATCAACAAGCGTCGAATGGCAGCAATGGCTGGAGACTGCAGTGAGGGAGACGACGGCACGATCAAAATTCACGTCGATCGCGAGGCTAAAACTCTGACCATTTCCGATAACGGAATTGGTATGACGGCAGATGAAGTAAAGCGCTATATCAATCAGGTTGCATTTTCAAGCGCTGAGGACTTTCTTGAGAAATATAAACAAGAAGATGATGCCATTATTGGACATTTTGGCTTAGGTTTTTATTCGAGCTTCATGGTGGCGGAGCGGGTTGAATTGCTTACCAAATCTGCCAAACCCGACCATGAAGCCGTGCGTTGGTCCTGCGACGGGTCTCCTAATTTCAATCTCACAGGTGCAGAACGCACAGATGCAGGAACCGATGTGATCCTGCATCTTATGGAAGAGGAATTGGAATATATAGAACCTGCAAGGATTAGGACACTCATCAATACGTACTGCGATTTCATGTCAGTACCTGTTCAGCTTGAAGGGGAAACAGTTAACAAAATGGTCGCTCCATGGCGTAAGAATGCTCGGGAACTTTCGGATCAAGATTATATTGATCTTTATAATTATCTCTATCCATTTCAAGGCGACCCCTTGCTTTGGGTGCACCTAAATACTGATTATCCATATAACCTACAAGGAATTCTCTTTTTCCCCAAGCAAACCGGTAGGGCTGATTGGGAGAAAGGAGAAATTAAGCTCTACTGCAATCAAGTGTTTGTGAGCGATTCCATTAAGGAAGTTGTTCCACGCTATCTTCTGCCATTGAGGGGAGTGATTGATTCTCCAGATATCCCATTAAATGTAAGTAGAAGTGCACTGCAGACGGATCGACGTGTGCGCTCTATTGGTAATTTCGTTGCCAAAAAAGTCTCTGATCGTCTTCGTAGTCTTAAAAAAGATGAACCACAAGCCTATGCAGAAGCATGGGAGTCTCTTGCCCCTTTCGTAAAAATTGGAGCGATGGAAGATGATAAATTTGCTGAACAGGTTGAAGAACTGGTGATGTTCGCCACCAATGCTTCAATCTCCACTGACGATACCTCTGATCCAATTGGAGGTAACGAGCGCAACTTCACCACACTTGATGGGTATCGCGGAAGGCTTCCTAATGATGAAAAAATAATCCTGTATTGCACCGACGAAATATCACAATCTGCAGCGCTCAACCTATGGACTTCTCAAGAGCGTGAAGTGTTGTTCGCCGATACGGTGATTGATAGTCAATTCCTCCCTTGGCTTGAATCACGACATGAAGAATTGAAATTTCAGCGTGTTGATGCTGAGTTGGATGCATCACTTAAGGAAGAAACACCCGAATTGAGTGATGGTGATGGGGAAACGAAGAGCGAAAGTTTGCGCAAATTAATTAAAGATGCATTGTCTAACGATAAAGTCACCATTCAGGTTCAAGCGCTCAAATCTGGATCAAACGGGCCTGCGGCTCTGATTTTGCTTCCAGAACAAATGCGTCGTATGAATGATATTGGCGCATTAATGGATCAACGACTACCGGGTTTACCCGATTATCACGTGTTGTTGGTCAATCAAAAGCATCCCCTTGTGGAGGGTCTGCTCAGACTTCAATCCGGTGGGGTCATTGTTGGTGATTCTGGGCAATCACCAAGCGAAATGCTTGCACGAGACCTTGCTCAACATCTTTATGACACTGCAAAGCTGTCAGTGGGAGGTTTAGATCCCAAGGAGCTTGCAAACTTCCAAAACAAAAATTTGCAGCTGATGTCGCAATTGATGGAACGAGGTCTCTAA
- the rpmB gene encoding 50S ribosomal protein L28 yields MSRVCQLTGTRANNGMAVSHSHIRTKKLQQANLQQRRLWWAEGKRWINIRITTRALKTIQKKGLGAYARSLGVDLGKL; encoded by the coding sequence ATGTCACGGGTGTGTCAGCTCACAGGTACTCGCGCCAACAACGGCATGGCTGTGAGTCACTCGCATATTCGTACCAAGAAGCTGCAGCAGGCCAATCTGCAGCAGCGTCGCCTGTGGTGGGCTGAGGGAAAGCGTTGGATCAACATCCGCATCACGACACGTGCCCTCAAGACCATCCAGAAGAAAGGGTTGGGTGCCTACGCACGTTCACTGGGCGTTGATCTCGGAAAGCTGTGA